The Brassica oleracea var. oleracea cultivar TO1000 chromosome C6, BOL, whole genome shotgun sequence genome includes a region encoding these proteins:
- the LOC106296652 gene encoding cleavage stimulating factor 64-like isoform X2 has protein sequence MAGKQIGAEGGVPENLAGMTKSQLYDIMSQMKTLIDQNHEQAREILIRNPLLTKALFQAQIMLGMVQPPQVPKVDPLVAAQPQQSRQSIPTKPNVNAHVSSVQGGEPAATMQPQAPIRKHPMQQQQPMPMPMPLPPPPSVSATSNAPSQPRFSLPQRHGHLNPAGSSLSHPQSSQVQNAPPLAPHHPTSQQPQFHHLDIPASSTQLQQQQPMHSVGGSHLAQQQPRPYHHQFGPSQPGPNAAFQHHGAPPQHHSQPMFHSGNRPPASGGPQFPQGQPHLPSQPPYQGGGQFRGDYNNNQLGGPMAAERGPWMASQPESSNITHLPGLGPAPPPSQVGPGGGPPPRPAPISADMEKALLQQVMSLTPEQINLLPPEQRNQVLQLQQILRQ, from the exons ATGGCGGGGAAGCAAATCGGCGCAGAGGGCGGTGTGCCAGAGAATCTCGCCGGAATGACCAAAAGCCAGCTTTACGATATCATGTCTCAGATGAAG ACGCTGATCGATCAAAACCACGAGCAAGCGAGAGAGATTCTGATCCGGAACCCTCTTTTGACCAAGGCTCTTTTCCAG GCACAGATCATGCTTGGTATGGTTCAGCCTCCTCAG GTTCCAAAAGTGGATCCTCTAGTCGCGGCACAGCCTCAACAGTCCCGTCAATCGATCCCGACAAAGCCAAACGTTAACGCTCATGTTTCATCTGTTCAAGGCGGAGAGCCAGCAGCTACAATGCAACCACAAGCACCTATTAGAAAACATCCAATGCAACAACAACAGCCAATGCCTATGCCTATGCCTCTGCCTCCTCCACCTTCTGTCTCTGCAACCAGTAATGCTCCATCACAGCCTCGTTTTTCCCTTCCCCAGCGTCATGGACATTTGAATCCTGCTGGCAGTTCTTTGTCCCATCCACAGTCTTCTCAAGTTCAAAACGCGCCTCCTCTAGCTCCCCATCATCCAACATCCCAACAACCTCAGTTTCATCATCTTGATATACCAGCCTCCTCTACTCAGTTGCAACAACAGCAGCCAATGCACTCTGTTGGGGGTTCTCATTTAGCTCAACAACAGCCTAGACCATATCATCATCAGTTTGGACCATCCCAGCCTGGTCCCAACGCTGCGTTTCAACACCATGGCGCACCTCCTCAGCATCATTCTCAACCCATGTTTCAT TCAGGCAACAGACCCCCGGCTTCTGGTGGACCGCAGTTCCCTCAGGGACAGCCACATCTGCCTAGTCAGCCACCATATCAG GGTGGAGGACAATTTCGTGGGGACTACAATAATAACCAATTGGGAGGTCCGATGGCTGCAGAGAGAGGTCCTTGGATGGCTAGCCAACCAGAGAGCTCAAACATTACTCATCTCCCAGGATTAGGACCGGCTCCTCCACCAAGCCAAGTTGGGCCTGGAGGCGGACCACCACCTCGCCCTGCACCG ATATCTGCAGATATGGAGAAGGCATTGCTTCAACAGGTGATGAGTCTGACCCCAGAGCAGATCAATTTACTGCCACCAGAACAGAGAAATCAAGTCCTTCAGCTCCAACAGATTCTCCGACAGTGA
- the LOC106297023 gene encoding UDP-glycosyltransferase 89B1 — protein MTVNAENIIPTRTHVLIFPFPAQGHMIPLFDLTHRLAIRGGSALKITVLVTPKNLPFLSPLLSAGLNIEALTLPFPSHPSIPSGIENVQDLPPSGFPTMIHALGGLHAPLLSWITTHPSPPVAIVSDFFLGWTQHLGIPRVEFSPSAAVTCCILNTLWIEMPTIGGDDEILEFTKIPNSWRYSWSQISSIYLSYVDGDKAWEFIRDSFRDNAASWGLVVNSFADMESVYLAHLKKEMGHDRVWAVGPVLPVSQGDRGGRTSVSVDHMMSWLDARADNNVVYVCFGSQVLLTEEQTLALASALEKSGVHFVWAVKEPVERDSSRGNILDGFEDRVAGRGLVIRGWAPQVAVLQHRAVGAFLTHCGWNSVVEAVVAGVLMLTWPMRADQYTDATLVVDELKVGVRACEGPDTVPDPVELARVFVDSVPGKQTQRIRAMKLREAALDAIVNQERGSSVKDMDGFIEQIVSLGQKK, from the coding sequence ATGACAGTCAACGCAGAAAACATCATTCCGACAAGAACGCATGTCTTGATCTTCCCATTTCCGGCACAAGGTCACATGATTCCCCTCTTCGACCTCACCCACCGTCTCGCTATCCGCGGCGGCTCCGCCTTAAAAATCACCGTCTTAGTCACTCCAAAGAACCTTCCTTTCCTCTCTCCTCTCCTCTCCGCCGGTCTCAACATCGAAGCTCTCACCCTCCCTTTCCCCTCTCACCCTTCAATCCCCTCCGGCATCGAAAACGTCCAAGACCTACCTCCTTCCGGCTTCCCCACCATGATCCACGCGCTCGGTGGTCTCCACGCGCCGCTTCTCTCTTGGATCACGACTCACCCTTCTCCTCCTGTAGCCATCGTCTCTGACTTCTTCCTAGGATGGACTCAACACCTCGGGATCCCTCGTGTCGAGTTCTCTCCTTCCGCCGCCGTCACTTGCTGCATCCTCAACACTCTTTGGATCGAGATGCCAACCATCGGAGGCGATGATGAGATTCTCGAGTTTACCAAGATCCCGAACTCTTGGAGATACTCTTGGTCTCAGATCTCTTCGATCTACCTAAGCTATGTTGATGGAGACAAAGCTTGGGAGTTCATAAGAGACTCGTTCAGAGACAACGCGGCGAGTTGGGGACTCGTCGTGAACTCTTTCGCCGACATGGAAAGTGTTTACCTCGCACACCTGAAGAAAGAGATGGGCCATGATCGTGTATGGGCCGTAGGCCCAGTTCTTCCGGTGTCCCAGGGTGATCGTGGTGGTCGGACATCAGTTTCTGTCGATCACATGATGTCGTGGCTAGACGCACGTGCGGATAACAACGTGGTTTATGTGTGCTTCGGAAGTCAAGTTCTGTTGACTGAAGAGCAGACTCTCGCTCTCGCTTCTGCGCTTGAGAAAAGCGGCGTGCATTTCGTTTGGGCCGTCAAGGAGCCCGTGGAGAGAGATTCGTCACGTGGCAACATCCTGGATGGTTTTGAAGATCGTGTGGCTGGGAGGGGTCTGGTGATCAGAGGATGGGCCCCACAAGTGGCTGTCCTACAGCACAGAGCCGTGGGAGCGTTTCTAACGCATTGCGGTTGGAACTCAGTGGTGGAGGCGGTTGTCGCCGGCGTTCTGATGCTGACGTGGCCGATGCGAGCGGACCAGTATACAGACGCGACTCTGGTGGTGGACGAGTTGAAAGTGGGCGTTCGTGCCTGTGAAGGACCAGACACAGTGCCTGACCCGGTGGAGTTAGCTAGAGTTTTTGTTGATTCCGTCCCCGGGAAGCAAACGCAGAGGATACGAGCCATGAAGCTGAGGGAAGCAGCGTTGGATGCGATCGTTAACCAAGAACGTGGAAGCTCGGTTAAGGATATGGATGGATTCATCGAACAAATCGTTAGCTTAGGACAAAAGAAATGA
- the LOC106298777 gene encoding formin-A-like isoform X2, producing MCGTSPPPPPPLPPPPLPMRGRGVSLSPPHLPPKHGSGGTDPPPPPPLYGRAPPPPLYLNSKRAVPTVLPPGVGRCHGLALPRSRVSYVMKLASALWNDEQRRKKGQLTSCIRNRDTFASKSEEAG from the exons ATGTGTGGCACATCACCACCTCCACCTCCTCCTCTTCCCCCTCCACCCCTGCCGATGCGTGGAAGAGGAGTCTCACTGTCACCACCTCACCTTCCTCCGAAGCATGGAAGCGGTGGGACTGATCCTCCTCCTCCTCCTCCTCTATATGGAAGAGCACCACCACCTCCACTTTATCTGAATAGTAAAAGAGCCGTACCAACTGTTCTGCCTCCGG GTGTAGGGAGATGCCATGGTCTTGCACTTCCTCGTTCGAGAGTTTCTTATGTGATGAAATTAGCAAGTGCCTTATGGAACGACGAACAGAGACGTAAAAAAGGACAATT GACCTCTTGCATCAGAAATAGAGACACTTTTGCTTCCAAAAGTGAAGAAGCCGGTTAA
- the LOC106296652 gene encoding proline-rich protein 2-like isoform X1: MAGKQIGAEGGVPENLAGMTKSQLYDIMSQMKTLIDQNHEQAREILIRNPLLTKALFQAQIMLGMVQPPQVVPKVDPLVAAQPQQSRQSIPTKPNVNAHVSSVQGGEPAATMQPQAPIRKHPMQQQQPMPMPMPLPPPPSVSATSNAPSQPRFSLPQRHGHLNPAGSSLSHPQSSQVQNAPPLAPHHPTSQQPQFHHLDIPASSTQLQQQQPMHSVGGSHLAQQQPRPYHHQFGPSQPGPNAAFQHHGAPPQHHSQPMFHSGNRPPASGGPQFPQGQPHLPSQPPYQGGGQFRGDYNNNQLGGPMAAERGPWMASQPESSNITHLPGLGPAPPPSQVGPGGGPPPRPAPISADMEKALLQQVMSLTPEQINLLPPEQRNQVLQLQQILRQ; this comes from the exons ATGGCGGGGAAGCAAATCGGCGCAGAGGGCGGTGTGCCAGAGAATCTCGCCGGAATGACCAAAAGCCAGCTTTACGATATCATGTCTCAGATGAAG ACGCTGATCGATCAAAACCACGAGCAAGCGAGAGAGATTCTGATCCGGAACCCTCTTTTGACCAAGGCTCTTTTCCAG GCACAGATCATGCTTGGTATGGTTCAGCCTCCTCAGGTG GTTCCAAAAGTGGATCCTCTAGTCGCGGCACAGCCTCAACAGTCCCGTCAATCGATCCCGACAAAGCCAAACGTTAACGCTCATGTTTCATCTGTTCAAGGCGGAGAGCCAGCAGCTACAATGCAACCACAAGCACCTATTAGAAAACATCCAATGCAACAACAACAGCCAATGCCTATGCCTATGCCTCTGCCTCCTCCACCTTCTGTCTCTGCAACCAGTAATGCTCCATCACAGCCTCGTTTTTCCCTTCCCCAGCGTCATGGACATTTGAATCCTGCTGGCAGTTCTTTGTCCCATCCACAGTCTTCTCAAGTTCAAAACGCGCCTCCTCTAGCTCCCCATCATCCAACATCCCAACAACCTCAGTTTCATCATCTTGATATACCAGCCTCCTCTACTCAGTTGCAACAACAGCAGCCAATGCACTCTGTTGGGGGTTCTCATTTAGCTCAACAACAGCCTAGACCATATCATCATCAGTTTGGACCATCCCAGCCTGGTCCCAACGCTGCGTTTCAACACCATGGCGCACCTCCTCAGCATCATTCTCAACCCATGTTTCAT TCAGGCAACAGACCCCCGGCTTCTGGTGGACCGCAGTTCCCTCAGGGACAGCCACATCTGCCTAGTCAGCCACCATATCAG GGTGGAGGACAATTTCGTGGGGACTACAATAATAACCAATTGGGAGGTCCGATGGCTGCAGAGAGAGGTCCTTGGATGGCTAGCCAACCAGAGAGCTCAAACATTACTCATCTCCCAGGATTAGGACCGGCTCCTCCACCAAGCCAAGTTGGGCCTGGAGGCGGACCACCACCTCGCCCTGCACCG ATATCTGCAGATATGGAGAAGGCATTGCTTCAACAGGTGATGAGTCTGACCCCAGAGCAGATCAATTTACTGCCACCAGAACAGAGAAATCAAGTCCTTCAGCTCCAACAGATTCTCCGACAGTGA
- the LOC106296831 gene encoding uncharacterized protein LOC106296831, with the protein MTLTVSSGGGVSRLHSIDLTDSYRNPFSTFKLINFPYPSRTRLHVVSASKKASSQTGRFDSKKRRTLVPTTTTKEQPEESINDDDTAPSQIEFADDEDRFAVNTRFRGDPKDAPKFSIKDLPGLEPDPFEGPQWDGLGFFVQYLWAFGIVFALISGGIAAGTYNEGATDFKETPVYKEAMESRDLLDEAEGSNSEDVFESNPTEVAPSLE; encoded by the exons ATGACTCTCACCGTGAGCAGCGGTGGCGGAGTCTCTAGGCTCCACTCCATAGACCTCACCGATTCTTACCGTAATCCCTTCTCCACCTTCAAACTCATAAACTTCCCTTATCCATCAAGAACTCGTCTTCACGTGGTCTCCGCCTCCAAAAAAGCCTCCTCCCAAACCGGTCGGTTCGACAGCAAAAAGCGCCGAACCCTCGTCCCGACAACAACAACCAAGGAACAGCCGGAAGAAAGCATCAACGACGACGACACAGCACCGTCTCAGATCGAATTTGCCGACGACGAAGATAGGTTTGCGGTGAATACACGCTTCAGAGGCGATCCCAAAGACGCTCCCAAGTTCTCGATAAAGGATCTTCCCGGGCTTGAACCTGATCCATTCGAAGGTCCTCAGTGGGATGGTTTAGGTTTCTTCGTTCAGTACTTGTGGGCTTTCGGCATCGTTTTCGCG TTAATCTCCGGTGGAATTGCGGCGGGGACGTATAACGAAGGTGCGACGGACTTCAAGGAGACGCCTGTTTACAAGGAGGCGATGGAGTCTCGTGACCTTCTTGACGAAGCAGAGGGTTCGAACTCGGAAGATGTGTTTGAGTCCAATCCGACAGAAGTCGCGCCTAGTTTGGAGTAG
- the LOC106298405 gene encoding RNA polymerase II subunit A C-terminal domain phosphatase SSU72: MRFRYAMVCSSNQNRSMEAHFLLKRQGLDVASYGTGSHVKLPGPSAREPNVYDFGTPYKQMFDELRRKDPELYKRNGILQMLKRNLNVKLAPQRWQDNAGDGVFDVVMTFEEKVFDSVLEDLNNREQSLMKTILVMNLEVKDNHEEAAIGGRLASELCQEIEGNETWEDTIDDIVAGFEKQQRRKLVYSISFY; encoded by the exons ATGAGGTTCCGGTACGCCATGGTCTGCTCCTCGAATCAGAACCGGAGCATGGAGGCTCACTTCCTCCTCAAGAGGCAAGGTCTCGACGTAGCTTCGTACGGGACAGGGTCTCACGTGAAACTACCTGGACCATCCGCCAGAGAGCCTAACGTCTACGACTTCGGAACTCCGTACAAGCAGATGTTCGATGAACTCAGGCGCAAGGATCCTGAGCT TTACAAGAGGAATGGGATCTTGCAGATGCTTAAGAGGAACCTAAACGTGAAGCTTGCTCCTCAGAGATGGCAAGATAATGCTGGTGATGGCGTGTTTGATGTTGTCATGACGTTTGAAGAAAAGGTTTTCGATTCTGTGCTTGAAG ATCTTAATAACAGAGAGCAGTCACTGATGAAAACCATACTTGTGATGAACTTGGAGGTTAAAGATAACCACGAGGAAGCAGCTATAGGTGGCCGTCTTGCCTCGGAACTCTGTCAAGAG ATTGAAGGGAATGAAACATGGGAAGATACAATAGATGACATTGTCGCTGGCTTTGAAAAACAGCAAAGGCGGAAACTTGTCTATAGCATCTCATTCTACTGA
- the LOC106298777 gene encoding formin-like protein 20 isoform X1 yields MCGTSPPPPPPLPPPPLPMRGRGVSLSPPHLPPKHGSGGTDPPPPPPLYGRAPPPPLYLNSKRAVPTVLPPGVGRCHGLALPRSRVSYVMKLASALWNDEQRRKKGQFEPGPLASEIETLLLPKVKKPVNNSGYEQGML; encoded by the exons ATGTGTGGCACATCACCACCTCCACCTCCTCCTCTTCCCCCTCCACCCCTGCCGATGCGTGGAAGAGGAGTCTCACTGTCACCACCTCACCTTCCTCCGAAGCATGGAAGCGGTGGGACTGATCCTCCTCCTCCTCCTCCTCTATATGGAAGAGCACCACCACCTCCACTTTATCTGAATAGTAAAAGAGCCGTACCAACTGTTCTGCCTCCGG GTGTAGGGAGATGCCATGGTCTTGCACTTCCTCGTTCGAGAGTTTCTTATGTGATGAAATTAGCAAGTGCCTTATGGAACGACGAACAGAGACGTAAAAAAGGACAATT CGAACCAGGACCTCTTGCATCAGAAATAGAGACACTTTTGCTTCCAAAAGTGAAGAAGCCGGTTAATAACTCCGGATATGAACAAGGTATGCTATGA
- the LOC106297098 gene encoding kinesin-4-like, giving the protein MNPMRDQSGSPYGDSTPRSPFSPYSGDERHRNLADSKRDTTTPRSPFSPFSPLSGDERHKTLAESKFQQALPCSDPSSPGSMHHGGHKFHEVFQMKQGRYDLQASKISEMMKSSSLDNAPTQSLLSVVNGILDESIERKNGEIPQRVACLLRKVVQEIERRISTQAEHLRTQNNIFKTREEKYQSRINVLEALASGTGKDSEIATQQLRQIKTEKSTWEEKKKNGEEDMLKLLKENCQYDLEISALRQELETTKREYKQQCTQMESQTMTEKTKWEEQWKNEEEDMAKLSKENDQFNLEVSALRKELEKTKKAYEQQCSQMKSQTMQATTGLEIRLKELEQERKEANTVKTSLEERVNELEKMGEEAHTAKEALEEKIKELHEMENETKSVNTSLEGKIQELEENLVTWKNKVKKMDEISESKQQSWSQKEVSYKRFIDYQSQTLEELRFYSSSIKQEILKVQENYTEQFSQLGNKLIELSNAAENYHAVLTENRKLFNELQELKGNIRVFCRVRPFLPGQGAPNTVVEYVGEDGELVVTNPTRPGKDGLRKFRFNKVYSPDATQAEVFTDIKPLVRSVLDGFNVCIFAYGQTGSGKTYTMTGPDGASEEDWGVNYRALNDLFKISQSRKGNINYEVGVQMVEIYNEQVLDLLSDDSSQKKLGILSTTSQNGLAVPDARMYPVKSTSDVITLMDIGLQNRSVGATAMNERSSRSHSIVTVHVCGKDMKTGSVLYGNLHLVDLAGSERVDRSEVKGDRLREAQHINKSLSSLGDVIFSLASKSSHIPYRNSKLTQLLQSSLGGQAKTLMFVQLNPDAISYSESMSTLKFAERVSGVELGAAKSSKDGKDVRDLMEQLASLKDTIARKDEEIERLHSAKDIHHPHRPQKPMVRIKSLGQTDDINSETGEYSSHSRHAVTDGESLASSVEAESEERLSEVTSDAASNGTQGSPDVAKRPPKISDRAKSTTSRSSAVTRPLDKLRKVATRTTSTVSKVASGLTSSSSKKTSNASSLSKSSKRWA; this is encoded by the exons ATGAATCCTATGCGTGATCAATCAGGCAGCCCTTATGGAGATTCAACTCCTCGTAGTCCATTTTCTCCCTACTCCGGAGATGAAAGGCATAGAAACCTTGCAGATTCGAAAAGAGATACAACGACTCCTCGTAGTCCTTTCTCTCCATTTTCTCCATTATCTGGAGATGAAAGGCACAAAACTCTCGCAGAATCCAAATTCCAGCAAGCCCTCCCCTGTTCTG ATCCATCATCCCCTGGATCAATGCATCATGGTGGACACAAGTTTCATGAGGTTTTCCAAATGAAACAAGGGCGTTATGATCTTCAAGCTTCAAAGATTTCTGAAATGATGAAATCAAGTAGCTTAGAT AATGCACCAACACAGTCACTACTAAGCGTTGTGAATGGGATTCTAGATGAAAGTATTGAAAGAAAGAATGGTGAAATCCCTCAG CGAGTGGCATGCCTTTTGAGAAAAGTTGTGCAAGAGATTGAGAGACGCATATCAACTCAAGCTGAGCATCTAAGAACG CAAAACAATATTTTCAAAACTCGAGAGGAGAAGTACCAGTCAAGGATCAACGTCCTAGAAGCCTTAGCATCAGGAACTGGTAAAGATAGTGAG ATTGCTACACAACAGCTTAGACAAATTAAG ACAGAGAAGTCAACCTGGGAAGAAAAGAAGAAGAACGGAGAAGAGGATATGCTTAAGCTGCTCAAAGAAAATTGTCAATACGACCTTGAAATCTCTGCGTTGAGGCAAGAGCTGGAGACAACTAAACGAGAATATAAACAACAATGCACGCAAATGGAAAGCCAAACCATG ACAGAAAAGACAAAGTGGGAAGAACAGTGGAAGAACGAAGAGGAGGATATGGCCAAGTTATCAAAAGAAAACGATCAGTTCAACCTAGAAGTTTCAGCTTTAAGGAAAGAACTGGAGAAAACTAAGAAAGCATATGAACAGCAGTGCTCGCAAATGAAAAGCCAAACGATGCAAGCAACTACAGGACTTGAGATTAGGCTGAAGGAACTTGAGCAAGAGCGGAAAGAGGCAAACACTGTAAAAACTTCCCTTGAGGAAAGAGTCAACGAGCTCGAGAAGATGGGAGAAGAAGCACATACTGCTAAAGAAGCTCTTGAGGAAAAGATAAAAGAGCTTCACGAAATGGAGAATGAAACAAAAAGTGTTAATACAAGTCTTGAAGGAAAGATTCAAGAGCTTGAAGAGAATCTTGTAACTTGGAAGAATAAAGTCAAAAAAATGGATGAAATATCTGAGTCCAAACAACAAAGTTGGAGTCAGAAAGAAGTTTCCTATAAAAGGTTTATTGATTACCAGTCTCAGACACTAGAG GAGTTGAGGTTCTATTCAAGTTCCATCAAGCAAGAAATTCTGAAGGTTCAAGAGAACTATACAGAACAGTTCAGCCAATTAG GAAATAAACTGATTGAACTTAGCAATGCTGCCGAAAACTATCACGCTGTACTGACCGAAAACCGTAAGCTTTTCAATGAGCTTCAAGAGCTTAAAG GAAACATCCGAGTGTTTTGCCGGGTGAGGCCTTTCCTTCCTGGACAAGGTGCACCAAACACTGTGGTCGAGTATGTTGGTGAGGATGGAGAACTAGTAGTTACCAATCCCACTAGGCCAGGGAAAGACGGTCTTCGAAAGTTTAGGTTCAATAAAGTTTATAGTCCAGATGCTACTCAAG CTGAGGTCTTCACAGATATAAAACCTCTGGTTCGGTCTGTGCTTGATGGTTTCAATGTTTGTATCTTCGCATATGGACAGACAGGATCAGGGAAAACTTATACAATG ACTGGTCCAGATGGAGCAAGTGAAGAGGACTGGGGAGTTAACTATCGTGCACTCAACGATCTCTTTAAAATATCTCAATCTAGAAAGGGAAACATAAACTATGAAGTTGGAGTGCAAATGGTTGAGATATACAATGAACAAGTGCTGGATTTGCTCTCTGATGACAGTTCTCAAAAGAA ACTAGGGATCTTGTCTACAACTTCACAAAATGGTTTAGCTGTGCCTGATGCACGCATGTATCCCGTGAAATCAACCTCAGATGTGATTACATTGATGGACATTGGACTACAAAATCGTTCTGTTGGTGCTACTGCCATGAATGAACGAAGTAGTCGCTCTCACAG CATTGTCACTGTTCACGTATGTGGTAAAGATATGAAGACCGGTTCTGTGTTATATGGAAATCTTCATTTGGTGGATCTGGCTGGAAGTGAGAGAGTAGATCGTTCTGAAGTTAAAGGAGACAGACTTAGAGAAGCACAACATATAAACAAATCGCTCTCATCTCTTGGAGATGTGATATTCTCTTTGGCTTCAAAGAGTTCTCATATACCATACAGAAACAGCAAGCTAACACAATTACTCCAAAGCTCTCTTG GAGGACAAGCAAAGACCCTAATGTTTGTGCAACTCAATCCTGATGCTATTTCATATTCAGAGTCCATGAGTACATTAAAATTCGCAGAACGTGTCTCTGGAGTTGAACTTGGTGCTGCAAAGAGCAGTAAAGATGGTAAAGATGTTCGAGACCTAATGGAACAG TTAGCGTCGCTTAAGGACACAATAGCAAGGAAAGATGAAGAGATAGAGAGGCTTCATTCGGCAAAGGACATTCATCATCCTCATAGACCTCAGAAACCAATGGTGAGGATAAAGAGCTTAGGACAAACCGATGACATAAACTCAGAAACTGGAGAATATTCATCACACTCAAGACACGCAGTTACTGACGGCGAGAGTTTAGCCTCCTCCGTCGAAGCAGAGTCTGAGGAGAGATTGAGCGAAGTGACATCTGATGCTGCCTCTAACGGAACTCAAGGATCACCTGATGTTGCTAAGAGACCACCCAAGATTTCAGACAG AGCAAAGTCAACGACTTCAAGGTCCTCGGCTGTAACACGACCACTTGATAAGCTTCGGAAAGTAGCTACAAGAACAACATCGACCGTTTCTAAGGTTGCATCGGGCTTGACGTCATCGA GCAGCAAGAAGACAAGCAACGCTTCTAGTTTGTCAAAATCTTCTAAACGGTGGGCGTAA